The following coding sequences lie in one Synechococcus sp. CC9902 genomic window:
- the petD gene encoding cytochrome b6-f complex subunit IV has translation MHILKKPDLSDPKMRAKLAKGMGHNYYGEPAWPNDLLYIFPVVILGTIACVVGLAVLDPAMLADKADPFATPLEILPEWYLYPVFQILRVVPNKLLGIALQTLVPLGLMLVPFIESFNKFQNPFRRPVAMTVFLFGTFTTIYLGIGAAMPIDKSLTLGLF, from the coding sequence ATGCACATTCTCAAGAAGCCTGATCTCTCCGATCCCAAAATGCGGGCCAAGCTCGCCAAGGGCATGGGTCACAACTACTACGGTGAACCCGCCTGGCCGAACGACCTTCTCTATATTTTCCCGGTCGTCATCTTGGGCACAATCGCTTGTGTTGTTGGACTGGCAGTCCTCGACCCTGCAATGTTGGCCGACAAAGCAGATCCTTTCGCTACACCACTAGAGATTTTGCCCGAGTGGTACCTCTATCCGGTGTTCCAGATTCTGCGTGTTGTTCCAAACAAGCTTCTTGGAATTGCTCTACAAACCTTGGTCCCCTTGGGATTGATGCTTGTACCGTTTATTGAGAGCTTCAACAAGTTCCAAAATCCCTTCCGCCGTCCAGTGGCCATGACTGTGTTCCTGTTTGGAACCTTCACCACCATTTACTTGGGTATTGGTGCTGCGATGCCAATCGATAAGTCACTCACACTCGGATTGTTCTGA
- the petB gene encoding cytochrome b6: MANSSPVYDWFQERLEIQDIADDIGTKYVPPHVNIFYCLGGITLVCFLIQFATGFAMTFYYKPTVAEAYTSVQYLMTDVSFGWLIRSVHRWSASMMVLMLILHVFRVYLTGGFKRPRELTWVTGVTMAVITVSFGVTGYSLPWDQVGYWAVKIVSGVPAAIPVVGDFMVELLRGGESVGQATLTRFYSLHTFVMPWLLAVFMLMHFLMIRKQGISGPL, translated from the coding sequence ATGGCGAACTCTTCGCCCGTTTACGACTGGTTCCAGGAACGTCTGGAAATCCAGGACATTGCTGATGACATCGGCACAAAATACGTCCCCCCCCACGTCAATATCTTTTATTGCCTGGGTGGCATCACGCTGGTCTGCTTCCTGATCCAGTTCGCGACAGGGTTCGCGATGACTTTCTATTACAAGCCAACAGTTGCTGAGGCGTATACCTCTGTTCAGTATCTGATGACTGATGTCAGCTTCGGCTGGCTGATTCGCTCGGTGCACCGTTGGAGTGCCTCGATGATGGTGCTCATGCTGATTTTGCATGTGTTCCGGGTCTATCTCACCGGTGGTTTTAAGCGTCCTCGTGAGCTCACCTGGGTGACTGGTGTCACCATGGCTGTGATCACGGTTTCGTTCGGTGTTACTGGCTACTCCCTTCCCTGGGATCAGGTTGGTTACTGGGCTGTGAAGATTGTCTCCGGCGTTCCTGCGGCCATTCCCGTGGTTGGCGACTTCATGGTTGAGTTACTCCGCGGTGGAGAAAGCGTTGGTCAAGCGACTCTGACTCGCTTTTACAGCCTTCACACCTTCGTGATGCCTTGGCTCCTCGCGGTGTTCATGCTCATGCACTTCCTGATGATCCGTAAGCAAGGTATTTCCGGTCCCTTGTGA
- the ctpZ gene encoding carboxyl-terminal processing protease CtpZ translates to MYPTVNNFSHRLRRNTSPMAKKLITQLIAACIAFGLVFVPISGVYALSDTQQLVVDSWRLVNQGYWNPERLDDVRWRRQRQKALEKTIQSSDDAYNAIEEMLGELGDPYTRLLRPKDYAAIKNSTSGNLSGVGLQLGPDDQQDQVVVISALDGSPAADAEIASGAYLLAVDGQPISDLGLEGAANALRGEVGTQVVLTLQQGSNSPEELSLERRSVDLRPVRTRRLRTESHTLGYLRITQFTEGVPMQVLEALAELQDKGIEGLVLDLRNNSGGLVSSGLAVADDFLSGGAIVETRNREGITDSIQAGTSTLFDGPMLTLVNGGTASASEILAGALQDSGRSTLLGNRTFGKGLIQTLTNLSDGSGLAVTVAGYVTPSGRDIQDAGIEPDRLLSDPEPLNPGGEGDRWLNEAEQWMASLLELDNSTSIP, encoded by the coding sequence ATGTATCCAACTGTTAACAACTTCTCGCATCGTCTGCGGCGCAACACATCTCCCATGGCCAAAAAGCTCATCACTCAACTGATTGCGGCCTGCATCGCGTTTGGACTGGTGTTCGTGCCTATTTCGGGGGTCTACGCCCTCAGCGATACCCAGCAACTCGTCGTGGATAGCTGGCGCCTGGTGAACCAGGGCTACTGGAACCCGGAACGACTTGATGACGTGCGATGGCGACGCCAACGTCAAAAAGCCCTCGAAAAAACAATTCAGAGCAGCGACGACGCCTACAACGCCATAGAAGAGATGCTCGGGGAACTCGGCGACCCCTACACACGACTCCTACGGCCGAAGGACTACGCAGCGATCAAAAACAGCACCAGTGGAAATCTCAGTGGTGTGGGGCTGCAACTTGGTCCTGATGACCAGCAAGACCAAGTAGTCGTGATTTCAGCTTTGGACGGATCGCCCGCTGCGGACGCCGAAATCGCTAGCGGGGCGTACCTCCTCGCTGTCGATGGGCAACCCATCTCCGATCTCGGCCTTGAAGGCGCCGCCAATGCGCTTCGCGGTGAAGTTGGCACCCAGGTGGTTCTGACATTGCAGCAAGGAAGCAATAGTCCTGAAGAACTGTCCTTAGAACGCCGCAGCGTCGACCTTCGTCCGGTGCGGACACGGCGGTTGCGCACCGAATCCCACACCCTGGGTTATTTGCGTATTACCCAGTTCACAGAGGGGGTTCCCATGCAAGTGCTGGAGGCACTCGCTGAACTCCAAGACAAAGGCATCGAAGGATTGGTGTTGGACCTCCGCAACAACTCTGGTGGGCTTGTGAGTTCTGGATTAGCCGTTGCGGACGACTTCCTCAGCGGGGGAGCCATCGTTGAAACCCGCAACCGAGAAGGCATTACAGACAGCATTCAGGCCGGGACTTCAACACTGTTTGACGGACCCATGCTCACCCTGGTGAATGGCGGCACGGCAAGCGCTAGCGAAATCCTTGCGGGTGCCTTGCAGGACAGCGGCCGCTCAACCCTGCTGGGCAATCGAACCTTCGGGAAAGGGCTCATTCAAACCCTCACGAACCTGAGTGATGGCAGTGGTCTTGCCGTCACCGTGGCGGGCTATGTCACCCCCAGCGGACGGGATATTCAGGATGCAGGGATTGAACCCGATCGCCTGCTTTCCGATCCCGAACCTCTCAACCCAGGAGGCGAAGGAGACCGCTGGCTGAATGAAGCAGAGCAATGGATGGCGTCGTTGCTGGAGCTCGACAACAGCACCTCCATCCCATGA
- a CDS encoding HD domain-containing protein produces MRQRTYNDPLHREIGLEQNAPCEAMVMELIDTAPFQRLRRIRQLGPAFLTFHGAESSRFTHSLGVFHLARRAFKRMVEQAPELEPHRPVLYAAALLHDLGHGPLSHTGEEMFGVRHESWSARIIRDHTEIRECLENERANTADSVADLLEHGISPHPVIQRLVSSQLDCDRLDYLLRDSYSTGTRYGQLDLDRILGALTLAPDGDIAIHPKGLMAVEHYLVVRNLMYRSVYNHRLNVVCNWLLERLVQLVRDLGPKQVWADEVMAQWLWNTDQINLDLFLANDDVRTGYHLQRWKEGGPSAVAELSARFLDRNLLKATAVDHLSRENQLKSLAIATRLAESQGHEPRNSCGLRHQQIRGYHPYRGGLRLWDGANLQALEQASPLVESLTQPAATSWLIHPGDISAELRQTMALEWTTRSNWSAEE; encoded by the coding sequence ATGAGGCAACGGACGTACAACGACCCACTGCATCGAGAAATCGGCCTGGAGCAGAACGCTCCTTGCGAGGCCATGGTGATGGAACTCATAGACACAGCGCCATTTCAACGCCTGCGTCGCATCCGTCAGCTCGGTCCAGCCTTCCTGACTTTTCATGGTGCTGAATCAAGCCGCTTCACCCACTCGCTAGGGGTCTTTCACCTGGCCCGTCGTGCGTTTAAGCGCATGGTGGAGCAAGCACCAGAACTTGAGCCCCACCGGCCTGTTTTGTATGCGGCAGCACTGCTTCACGACTTAGGTCATGGCCCCCTAAGCCATACGGGGGAAGAAATGTTTGGCGTGCGTCATGAGTCCTGGTCTGCACGGATCATCCGCGACCACACCGAGATTCGCGAATGCCTCGAAAACGAGCGGGCCAACACTGCCGATTCCGTGGCCGATTTGTTGGAACACGGCATCAGCCCCCATCCCGTGATCCAACGGCTGGTTAGCAGTCAGTTGGATTGCGACCGACTCGATTATTTGCTTCGCGATAGTTACAGCACTGGCACGCGCTACGGCCAACTCGACCTCGATCGGATTCTGGGGGCGTTAACTCTTGCGCCAGACGGCGACATCGCCATTCACCCCAAAGGGTTAATGGCCGTGGAGCATTACCTGGTGGTTCGCAATTTGATGTACCGCAGCGTGTACAACCACCGACTCAATGTGGTGTGCAACTGGCTGCTGGAACGCCTCGTGCAATTGGTACGAGATCTTGGTCCCAAACAAGTCTGGGCTGACGAGGTAATGGCCCAGTGGCTGTGGAACACCGACCAAATCAACCTTGATCTTTTCCTGGCCAACGATGATGTGCGGACTGGTTATCACCTGCAGCGCTGGAAAGAGGGAGGGCCTTCAGCAGTGGCAGAACTCAGCGCTCGCTTTCTCGACCGCAACTTGTTGAAAGCGACGGCAGTTGATCATTTGAGCCGTGAGAATCAACTCAAATCATTAGCGATCGCAACGCGTCTAGCCGAAAGCCAAGGCCATGAGCCTCGCAACAGCTGTGGACTTCGCCATCAGCAAATCCGCGGCTACCACCCCTATAGAGGGGGATTAAGACTTTGGGATGGAGCCAATCTTCAGGCGCTTGAGCAAGCCTCTCCCCTCGTTGAAAGCCTGACCCAACCTGCCGCAACATCATGGCTCATTCATCCCGGTGACATCAGCGCTGAGCTGCGTCAAACCATGGCTCTTGAATGGACAACGCGATCGAACTGGAGCGCAGAAGAATGA
- the minC gene encoding septum site-determining protein MinC: MKLKLPNHRDQHWKDAIQDLLVAANTECVDLDCGDWLLTYTDIQDLMVQVDQNGRRLDSLISNVPATVVSARAFGVEARLQQSEPFCSRELISQELPSDTPPTQPTGVMFHEGTLRSGDYLQSDRSILIYGDVNPGATVSSCGDILIWGRLRGVAHAGADGSTQARIIALQLRPLQLRIADAVARGPDDLPQPGLAEQASLRNGVIKIDPAEVLSFRQG, encoded by the coding sequence ATGAAACTAAAACTCCCAAACCATCGCGACCAGCACTGGAAGGACGCGATCCAAGACTTGCTTGTTGCTGCAAACACGGAGTGTGTTGATCTCGACTGCGGGGACTGGCTTCTGACTTACACAGACATCCAAGACCTCATGGTCCAAGTGGATCAGAACGGGCGACGGCTTGATTCGTTGATCAGCAACGTTCCCGCCACTGTTGTGAGTGCCAGAGCATTTGGTGTTGAAGCAAGGCTTCAACAGTCCGAACCATTCTGCTCAAGGGAGCTCATTAGCCAGGAACTCCCAAGCGACACACCACCGACACAGCCGACAGGCGTGATGTTTCATGAGGGCACATTGCGCTCCGGTGACTACCTGCAAAGCGATCGGAGCATTTTGATTTATGGAGATGTCAATCCTGGAGCCACGGTCAGCTCGTGTGGAGACATTTTGATCTGGGGTCGATTAAGGGGTGTGGCCCATGCAGGCGCCGATGGATCGACCCAAGCGCGGATCATTGCGCTGCAACTTCGCCCACTTCAGCTCCGAATCGCCGATGCAGTGGCGCGAGGACCGGACGACCTTCCCCAGCCAGGGTTAGCGGAACAAGCCTCCCTGCGTAACGGTGTGATCAAAATCG